From Plasmodium malariae genome assembly, contig: PmUG01_00_14, whole genome shotgun sequence, a single genomic window includes:
- the PmUG01_00031300 gene encoding fam-l protein codes for MEKKTKLLLFIIIPAFIVLNWTCHFNNDCTFNKYIDENCEYARKLDSITYRLLSKYKKDTDSYVVCLKGDLPNNIVNEKRDVTYNESVVAKNKQICRNALNNSGGHKQDKRSKSCVFETKRYSRMEKKIFKELDYMDFLQNSRTISDKTYKKIIFKKFALRLILPVMLLLLLSLSFSLDFYGGYGLRGGLFKILNLYADNLWYNSFHKWLESSFLRSFTESMGKVKNTWKKTSSAGGKRVLTDGNDYVFGFINFLIYFSTFFILGFTIISAVFYYHKKVKKYEKIKFRKR; via the exons atggaaaaaaaaactaagttactcttatttattataattcctGCTTTTATCGTTTTAAATTGGACATGCCATTTTAACAATGAT tgtacgtttaacaaatatatagatgAAAACTGCGAGTATGCTAGAAAATTAGATTCAATAACTTATAGATTactatcaaaatataaaaaggatacTGATTCTTATGTTGTATGTTTAAAAGGAGATTTACCAAATAATATAGTAAACGAGAAAAGAGATGTAACCTATAATGAAAGTGTTGTAGCAAAAAACAAGCAAATATGTAGAAATGCGTTGAATAATTCTGGAGGACATAAACAAGATAAGAGAAGTAAATCTTGTgtatttgaaacaaaaagaTACTCCcgtatggaaaaaaaaatatttaaggaaCTCGATTATATGGATTTTCTTCAAAACAGCAGGACAATTAGtgataaaacatataaaaaaataatattcaaaaaatttgcatTACGACTTATTTTACCTGTAATGTTGCTCTTGctgttatcattatcattctCTTTAGATTTTTATGGTGGTTATGGCTTAAGAGGGGGGTTATTTAAGATATTAAATTTGTACGCTGACAATTTATGGTACAATTCTTTTCATAAATGGTTGGAGTCATCTTTTTTACGTTCGTTTACCGAATCTATgggaaaagtaaaaaatacatgGAAGAAGACATCATCTGCAGGCGGGAAGAGGGTGTTAACAGATGGAAATGATTACGTATTTGGTTTTATTAACTTTCTAATATACTTCTCAACGTTCTTTATTTTAGGTTTCACAATTATATCAGCAGTGTTTTATTACCATAAGAAGGttaagaaatatgaaaaaattaagtttagGAAAAGGTAA
- the PmUG01_00031100 gene encoding fam-m protein, with protein MMEKNIKLHIIKISMFFLTWICHFYNDLSTFSKSLDENRCISRRLGTGTYGSLAKYEMNKNSFNICLEENIRNNEMSDKKGISYNKKGIKRKITLPNKNLLNKAQYYTEVVDYNNAMFDGKHLHFEKKWIKKKDYDDFIDKNRKICDIYLKKLKFRNYGFGVSLFFLFFLLGIVIPVLTVFKPLIDAWKAIHKEHPLHFLTEITKWMDVEKKPYIYIILFSVLMVMLSVMLIIALYKILRNNEKYKKIKLMTGLID; from the exons atgatggaaaaaaatataaaattgcatattattaaaatttctatGTTTTTCTTAACTTGGATATGCCATTTTTACAATGATCTG AGTACATTTAGTAAATCCCTCGATGAGAATCGCTGTATTAGTAGAAGATTAGGTACAGGAACTTATGGATCACTAGCCAAATatgaaatgaataaaaattcatttaatatttgtttagaagaaaatattcgaaataatgaaatgagcgataaaaaaggtatatcttataataaaaaaggaatcaaaagaaaaatcaCTCTAccaaacaaaaatttattaaataaggcACAATACTACACAGAAGTTgtagattataataatgcaatgtttgatggaaagcatttacattttgaaaaaaaatggattaaaaagaaagattATGATGATTTTATTGacaaaaataggaaaatttgtgatatatatttaaaaaaattaaaatttagaaattatGGATTTGGAGtttctctattttttctttttttcttgttgGGAATTGTAATTCCCGTATTAACAGTATTTAAACCTTTGATAGATGCATGGAAAGCTATTCATAAAGAACATCCATTGCATTTTTTGACAGAAATTACGAAATGGATGGATGTGGAAAAGAAAccttacatttatataatactttttagTGTACTTATGGTTATGTTATCTGTTATGCTAATAATAGCGCTTTATAAGATCTTAagaaataacgaaaaatataaaaaaattaagttaatgACGGGGTTAATTGACTAA
- the PmUG01_00031400 gene encoding fam-m protein: MYHKIFLLLFIKIDAFILLSWIFLFNHNNWFNKSLGKDSNSWEKLDKASCRLLAKYNNDKDSNVLVLKDLPYNGEHEKMIITNNERRNNGKNKQSIKSLLNKAQYYTEIIDYNNGMFDGKHFHFEKKWIKKKDYDKFLERNRRICNISLRKIRFRKYGTGVAMFVIFSLFAAAFYVLPRLNSLITAWESITEGGILEALNSTISDLGKAGMTSIYLSLYSVLMLILIIMLVIGICRVLGNNEKYNKIKLISEQNAY, translated from the exons atgtatcataaaatttttttactcttatttattaaaattgatgCATTTATCCTTTTGTCTTGGATATTCCTTTTTAAccataat aaCTGGTTTAACAAATCTTTGGGTAAGGATAGCAATTCTTGGGAAAAATTGGATAAAGCAAGTTGTAGATTATtggcaaaatataataatgataaggATTCAAATGTTTTAGTTTTAAAAGATTTACCATATAATGGAgaacatgaaaaaatgattataactaataatgaaagaagaaataatggaaaaaataaacaatcaatcaaaagtttattaaataaggcACAATACTATACAGAAAttatagattataataatggaatgtttgacggaaaacattttcattttgaaaaaaaatggattaaaaaaaaagattacgATAAATTTCTTGAAAGGAATAGGAgaatttgtaatatatctttaagaaaaataagatttAGAAAGTATGGTACTGGAGTTGCTatgtttgttattttttcattgtttGCAGCAgcattttatgtattaccAAGATTAAACTCTTTGATTACTGCATGGGAATCCATTACAGAGGGTGGAATATTGGAAGCTTTGAATAGTACTATAAGTGACTTGGGAAAGGCAGGAATGacttctatttatttatcattatatagTGTACTTATGCTTATATTGATTATTATGCTTGTAATAGGAATATGTAGAGTCTTaggaaataatgaaaaatataataaaattaaattgatATCTGAACAAAATGCATATTAA
- the PmUG01_00031200 gene encoding fam-l protein, with product MEQNFKTFLFVKISVLVLLIWICLLNSDMMIFNNPVDVNCMFHIKIDRRNYRLLTKYIHDKNSIITGLKEDVPYNKLNKKKDISNNEKWETGKKELSSRCFSRNMGVDKKAMKNKSCIFKTKKYSHMEKKIFKELDYQNFLKKNRTITDKTYKKIIIKKYGLRLGIPVLLFLFFLIVFIVDFSLGFSKTNVSWERSFLGLWPHLKELTNDENGWLSTALKWLKEKSPGLWQHYGATEQTSSTLCQLCSSVKGNGVKISEQCILGQLFGYIFYFVPFIILGVTFISWIIYYHKKVKKYEKIKFRKR from the exons ATGGAACAAAACTTTAAGACTTTcttatttgttaaaatttctGTGCTTGTTCTTTTAATTTGGATATGTCTTCTTAACAGTGACAtg ATGATATTTAACAACCCCGTGGATGTGAATTGCAtgtttcatataaaaatagatagaagaaattatcgattactaacaaaatatatacatgataAGAATTCAATTATTACGGGATTAAAAGAAGATGTaccatataataaattaaataaaaaaaaagatatatctaataatgaaaagtgGGAGACAGGAAAGAAGGAATTATCAAGTAGATGTTTTTCAAGAAATATGGGTGTCGATAAAAAAgctatgaaaaataaatcttgtatattcaaaacaaaaaaatattcccatatggaaaaaaaaatattcaaagaactcGATTACCagaattttcttaaaaaaaacaggACAATTACTGATAAAacgtacaaaaaaataatcattaaaaaatatggttTACGACTAGGTATACCTGTATTATTGTTCTTGTTTTTCTTGATAGTATTCATAGTAGATTTCTCACTAGGTTTTTCTAAAACTAACGTTTCATGGGAAAGAAGTTTTTTAGGACTATGGCCACATTTAAAAGAGTTGACTAATGATGAGAATGGATGGTTATCGACTGCATTAAAATGGTTAAAGGAAAAATCACCAGGGTTATGGCAGCACTATGGTGCAACAGAGCAGACGTCATCTACTTTATGTCAGTTATGCAGTAGTGTAAAAGGAAATGGTGTTAAGATCAGTGAACAATGCATATTAGGACAGTTATTTGGATACATATTCTATTTCGTACCGTTCATTATATTAGGTGTCACATTTATATCATGGATTatttattaccataaaaaagttaaaaaatatgaaaaaattaaatttaggaaaagataa